Within the Solwaraspora sp. WMMA2056 genome, the region CGGTGTGGGCACTGACCGGTGGCGACACCGACTTCCCGTACCTCGACACGCGGGCGGTGCCCGCAGGGGCGGTACGCGGTGACACGGTCGATTTGTCGTTGCGCGAGGTCGACGGCCCGGGGGGATTCGCCGCGTACACCCTGGGTGGGCTCGGCCAGCCGACGCCGCTGTTCGGCACCCTCGACGCCATGCCGCGTACCGCCCGGCTGCCGGCCGCGACCAGGACCGGCGGGGTGGTCTGGCTCTTCGACGCGGCAGGCGAGTACCGGCTGACGCTGTCGGCGGCGGCGACCCTGGCCGACGGCACCGTGGTGACGGCCGACGCCGACTACCGGGTGCTGGTGCCGCCGCTCGATGCGGCCCGGCCCGCCCTCGATGATCCGCGCCCGGCCCCGGCCCCGGCTCCCGTTCCTGCGGCGGAGCTGGCCAGGGCATCGGATGCCGCCACCGGCGGCAGCGCGCCGCGTGGCGCGGCGGCGACCGGTCCCGCCGCGCAGCCGCTGGCGGCGGGTGCCGCGCCGGCGGCGACCAGCGCCGCGCCGGCGCTCGCCGCCGCGGCGCAGCAGGACGGGTCACGGGTGGTCATCGACGACGGTCACGTCGACATGGGCCCGGAACTCGCCGGTGCGGACTGGACCATCCGGCTCAAGGACGACACCGTCTCACCCCCGGTGTGGCGTGAGCTCGCCGACGTGGTGCTGCACGTCAAGGACAACGCGAAGATCACCGTTCCGGACAACGCCGATTTCCTCGGTGCCCCCGGTGACGAGGTGTGGCTGCTGCCGCAGGGGCAGCGCTCCGGGATCGTCTGGCCGGGCTGGAACACCCAGCATCCGTCGGTGGTGGCCGGGGTCCGTGGCCAGGTCACCTGGACCTTGGCCGGCGTCGACGGTCCCGGCCGGTTCGTCCTGTTCCTCACCGGGTCGTTCGGCGAGTCCGAGGTGCTGTTCAACTCGGCGGACCGGCTGCCACAGCGACTCGATGTGCCGATCAACACGCACGCGCACGGCAACTGGGCGTTCAGCGAGCCGGGTATCTACCGACTGGCCTTCGAGATGTCGGCTACGACGACGTCGGGGTCGACGGTCACCGACTCCCGGACGCTGACCCTGGCGGTCGGTGACGCGACGGACCCGGACACCGGTTTCGGACCCGGGGGCGGGAATCCGGGTGGCGGCGACAACCCGGGTGGCGGTGGTTCCGGTGACGACAGACTGCCTCGGACCGGATCGTCGTGGCATCTGCCGGCCACCGGCGCCACCCTGCTGATCGCTGGCGTGCTGGTGCTGCTCGCCGCGCGTCGACGGCAGCCGACTCAGTGCTCGTCGTAGTGGTCACCGTGTGCGGCGTGCCGGTGCCCGGCGTGGACGAAGTCCTGATGGTCGCCGTGCGGCACCATCTCGTGACCACAGTCCGGCCCGTGGGTGTGGTCGCCATGTGACTCGGCTGTCACGTGCTGGTCCGTCCCGCACTCGTCCCAGTGCCCGGCGTGCTCGTGGTGGACATGCCCGTCGTGCAGGTAGTCCAGGTGTCCGTCGTGGCTGACGGTGGCGTGTCCGCAGGTCGCGGAGTGGCTGTGCGGGTGCTCGGTGTGCACTGCGTGGGACATCGATGCCTCCTCATGTATCTTCATATCGCGATACGAGCATACATCTTCGGTGGCCATCCGGCGTGGCCGCGCCCGACTCTCGCGGGTGGCGACGCCTTGTTAAAATGACTATCATTATCAAGTGTTGCCAG harbors:
- a CDS encoding TIGR03773 family transporter-associated surface protein, which translates into the protein MTTTIHRPTGTATRRRYAALLAVSALAAALTVPAQVTAAPATDPPALVNPAGADLVAVTLDGATLSVVTREVSGPDRKPARVVLGPTGGVVVRTPDHPAFRFLGAAGRPVWALTGGDTDFPYLDTRAVPAGAVRGDTVDLSLREVDGPGGFAAYTLGGLGQPTPLFGTLDAMPRTARLPAATRTGGVVWLFDAAGEYRLTLSAAATLADGTVVTADADYRVLVPPLDAARPALDDPRPAPAPAPVPAAELARASDAATGGSAPRGAAATGPAAQPLAAGAAPAATSAAPALAAAAQQDGSRVVIDDGHVDMGPELAGADWTIRLKDDTVSPPVWRELADVVLHVKDNAKITVPDNADFLGAPGDEVWLLPQGQRSGIVWPGWNTQHPSVVAGVRGQVTWTLAGVDGPGRFVLFLTGSFGESEVLFNSADRLPQRLDVPINTHAHGNWAFSEPGIYRLAFEMSATTTSGSTVTDSRTLTLAVGDATDPDTGFGPGGGNPGGGDNPGGGGSGDDRLPRTGSSWHLPATGATLLIAGVLVLLAARRRQPTQCSS